The sequence ACCAAAAGACAAGTTCCTTCTGTCTGACCCACCTATCGGTCTCTTTGATCCAATAGAGATTTCACCATCTGTTCTTCCACACAACCCTAACCCAGTTGAGCCACTGGCACCTATGTATCCAAACTACACATCCTATGATCCAGTCTTGACTGGAAAATGCCATGTAAATTTTTCAGCACTCTCTTATATTATGGACAAGACAGCATCTGATTGCTCCATTCCTTTAGCACCACTAGTTGCTGATGTTATATGTTGCCCCCAAGTTAATAGCTTGATGAATATTTTCCAAGCTGCATATGGTAGTGGAAATGATACGCTAGTTCTCAACCAGGCTTCAGCAAATGCTTGCTTCTCTGACATTATGAGCATACTTGCAAGCAAGGGGGCAAACACCAACATCCCCGAGTTATGTACTCTGAGGCCATCAAATCTTACTGATGCTTCTTGTCCTGTGAAGGACATTAGCTCATTTGAGAAAATAGTTAACATCAGTAAACTCCTAGATGCATGCAGTAGTGTTGACCCACTGAAAGAGTGTTGTAGGCCAGTTTGCCAACCTGCAATAGCGGAAGCAGCTATTCACATTTCCTCAGGTGGGGCAAACATGTTTGGAAGTTCTACCATACCTGTGAGTGCTGCTGGAATTGATGTTGTTAGTGACTGTAAAGGGGTAGTTCACTCCTGGTTATCTATGAAGCTTTCATCAGAAGATGCGAACGGTGCTTTCAGAGTATTATCTGGTTGCAAGGTGAACAAAGGTATGTGATGTTACACTCTTTTGTTTGGCTTTGTTTGACCCGTTGTTGAGATATTTGGGACCTTGGGTGGCTTGGGTAGCAGAATGTGACCCATGTTTGCCATACTCAAACAAATAGCTGctatttttgtcaaattttcgCTCTGTGTCAGGACTAATAGGTGATCAGTGCTTTCAGTTTCGTTATTATCATGCATGGCACCAAGTGAATTGGCTGACTCTTGTTCTAAATGATGTAGTTTGTCCACTGGAGTTTGACGAACCTTCTTCAGTCGTTAAGGCATGTGGCAAGGCATCTTCTTCAACGCCCTCATGCTGCGCAGCATTGCACTCTTACATTGGAACTAGACAGAAGCAAATATTTGTCACAAATTTGCAAGCAATTAATTGTGCAACAATGTTTGGGTCAATGCTACAGAAAGCTGGTGTAGTGGATGATATTTATGGGCTTTGTGATATTGACCTAAAAGATTTCAGCCTGCAAGGTATGCACTGAAGCCATAAGAACTTATCTTCAATATTTGATTCATTTTGGAACTCTTTATAACTCTGTTTATTTTCCTTGGCACCACTTAATTGGAGCAGCTTTTGGACAACAAGGTCAGTGTCAATCAATCaactttatttggtttgatccATGGACTTCTGTAGTTCCGTGCTAATTCCAATCTTCATTTTTGTAGGCTGTCTGCTTCGGAGCTTACCTACAGATATTGTATTTGACAACACAACTGGCATTAGCTTTACATGCGATTTGAGTGACAACATTGCAGCACCATGGCCCTCATCTTCTATCCAATCCTTGTCACTTTGTGCTCCAGGTAAGGAGCGGGGGAGTTCTTATTTGGGTCACAGAAATAATACCACACAGTTCGAAACCACCGCAGGACTTTCACTACTTCTGAAACATGTTTGGCACTAGAAAACATTAGTTTTTGTCATAATCACATTGGCATTTCTCTTTCGGTTTCAGAAATGTCGTTGCCTGCATTGCCTGTCTCACCAAAGTCCGGAACCTCAGGTAGTTTGTTTACATTTGTAGCTGAGACAATCTCTTATTGTTTTTCATCCTTTGTCAGCAAACTGAAATTACATTTGTCATGACAGTAGGTACCTCCAGAACCGGGATCAGTGTTTTGCTGCATCTCATATTCCTCACCACGACCATCTCCATCTAAGAAATGCTTCATCTAGTGAGCCAGGAGCTTCTTACCCCGTCGTATTTCCCCCCTCTGTGCAGGCCCGCATGTAAATTGGATTGCATTTCATTCTTGTAAATGAGCCTTCATCCCCTCTATCCCTTTTTGGTCCAGTGGATAGAATTATTATGTGTTAGAGAGGACTGCTGTACCATTTTGAGTCTGAACTCTGGTAGAAACTAGAGCTAGGTCTGGACGTGAGCTTAACCGACGATATCGATTGAATGGTGAGTAACAGTCAGACCTACTTCATCCATTGTAGAGCTCCTAACCAGGTTCCATGAGCCAGCTCTTAGCCTGAAATGTGCTATCAAATTCCCAGATGCACCTGGTAATAATCGGCTACACTCTATGAACACATGAACATGGTGTTTTCGCCAGAATGTGTGGTTTACTACACTGGTACGAATCAATATGCCTATAAATAGTTGGGAGTTTAGGCCATGATGGCACCTCCTCTTTCCTTCATTCAGCCATCAGCCTAGTGTAAACCATGATCAAGCACCAGCATGGCTGGAAATCGAGGTCTTTACCCAATTTTGTAGCAATGCTCACGATCACAATAAAACCGGTTCAATATTAAAAGGGTAGGGTAGatcatctgcttcatccatcaGATATTTATATCCTTGCCTTTGAGAGCCGTCAAGGAGGCGACATCCTGATCAGCAATGCTCTAGATGGAGGACAAAAGGTCTTGGGAGGTATCAGGCATCAGCATCACCTAATGTTGTTGCCATACGATTGCAGTTCGGTATCTAGCCAAAGTAGCAGGGCGTTTAATATTTCAGACAATGTAGGGGACACAGAGATTCACGTGCGAATAACAGTTTTTGAACAAATATCGGCAACTGTTACACCACATTCAATTTAACAAATATTAGCTAATGTTACACTACGGATTCAATTTAACAACAGGTTTTGAACAAATATCAGCTAATGTTACACTACAGATTCAATTCAACAGTTCATATGCCTCTTTAACAGCAGCTACAACCGTCTTGATTGTTCTGTTGATTTTTGCCGCTCCAAAGGGGATCCGTCATCAGTATCCTGTGACGGAGTAGATCCACTTGATGATGGCTTTGCGCCAGCCGAGATGACGTTCTTGAACCAAGCTCCCTGGAAAGTAGGGCTGCCTCTGTTTTGGTTATTACCCGCGGACTCGGGCGAGGCTTGATTTTTTGAAGCCAGCCCTGCCATAAATCTGTATGCTACTCTACTGGCATTGACGATTTCTGTTTTAGCGTGCCTAAACTGCAAAACATAAATTcataacaagaaaaaaaatcatattaagGGAAATAATCAAGATGTCATATatcatcaagaaaaaaaagatacacaAAAAGTTCATGATAAAGCAATCTACTTCATCTGATTGCAATGCCCCCTACCCATGAGCATATAATAGCATTTTGCATAGACAACATTTCAAGCTCCAATGCAAATGCATGCagccaaagaaaacaaaaacatgGTAGTTATTTTTATTGAGAGAAAAGGCAGAGATCTAAAACATGAATGGCAGAATAGGAAAAGTAACCAATATTAGGAAAGCAAGGAAcaatcatgatctcagggaaaGCTGTAAGCTAGGATTAAGTAAATCAGCACCGATACATTTTATCATAAcaatcatgatctcagggaaaGCTGTAAGCTAGGATTAAGTAAATCAGCACAGATACATTTTATCATAACAATACAACATTTAAATATTAGGGGAAAATGCATCTGGTATTTTCCTATGCAACTCAATGTGCCACTGAACTGCCTTACAGGTTCAGATAATAATATGGTGCATTGGTGTTGTCGTGAAACATTTGATGATGCAACACAGCAACATCTCAAGCTTAACAAGTAACAGTCAAATATACAGTGTAACACAGCAAAAATGAACAGCCATGGGATACAGTGATCTTGCAATTCGAAACAATAAACGTACTTTAACTGCTGTGTTCTCAGCAACAACCACAGCAGTATCACCAGCATTGGCAAAACGATTAACCCAACCTGCAAGACCATGCAGACTAAAAAAGTTA is a genomic window of Phragmites australis chromosome 24, lpPhrAust1.1, whole genome shotgun sequence containing:
- the LOC133907289 gene encoding uncharacterized GPI-anchored protein At1g61900-like isoform X1, encoding MESSSSGSFAQGTVYHWLVLFAVWLCGSQHVLSQKTTLEPKDKFLLSDPPIGLFDPIEISPSVLPHNPNPVEPLAPMYPNYTSYDPVLTGKCHVNFSALSYIMDKTASDCSIPLAPLVADVICCPQVNSLMNIFQAAYGSGNDTLVLNQASANACFSDIMSILASKGANTNIPELCTLRPSNLTDASCPVKDISSFEKIVNISKLLDACSSVDPLKECCRPVCQPAIAEAAIHISSGGANMFGSSTIPVSAAGIDVVSDCKGVVHSWLSMKLSSEDANGAFRVLSGCKVNKVCPLEFDEPSSVVKACGKASSSTPSCCAALHSYIGTRQKQIFVTNLQAINCATMFGSMLQKAGVVDDIYGLCDIDLKDFSLQAFGQQGCLLRSLPTDIVFDNTTGISFTCDLSDNIAAPWPSSSIQSLSLCAPEMSLPALPVSPKSGTSVGTSRTGISVLLHLIFLTTTISI
- the LOC133907289 gene encoding uncharacterized GPI-anchored protein At1g61900-like isoform X2, coding for MESSSSGSFAQGTVYHWLVLFAVWLCGSQHVLSQKTTLEPKDKFLLSDPPIGLFDPIEISPSVLPHNPNPVEPLAPMYPNYTSYDPVLTGKCHVNFSALSYIMDKTASDCSIPLAPLVADVICCPQVNSLMNIFQAAYGSGNDTLVLNQASANACFSDIMSILASKGANTNIPELCTLRPSNLTDASCPVKDISSFEKIVNISKLLDACSSVDPLKECCRPVCQPAIAEAAIHISSGGANMFGSSTIPVSAAGIDVVSDCKGVVHSWLSMKLSSEDANGAFRVLSGCKVNKVCPLEFDEPSSVVKACGKASSSTPSCCAALHSYIGTRQKQIFVTNLQAINCATMFGSMLQKAGVVDDIYGLCDIDLKDFSLQAFGQQGCLLRSLPTDIVFDNTTGISFTCDLSDNIAAPWPSSSIQSLSLCAPEMSLPALPVSPKSGTSGTSRTGISVLLHLIFLTTTISI